From a single Callithrix jacchus isolate 240 chromosome 5, calJac240_pri, whole genome shotgun sequence genomic region:
- the ADAM33 gene encoding disintegrin and metalloproteinase domain-containing protein 33 isoform X24, with protein sequence MLWDERPDHPQQQCQLLLASLAASELQGLLNPQDLLDGAATDLERSLWPQGSHGQSGHGQPSWCSPEQGQARSTQDPEIPGTVHSGRPHPVRDPAPELEPHQTASPRSRQLRGPGWGRQGESSDGDGGGRTGSPPYPAPPSASQDSGHSGGADWPGSVDRAGPQPRHAGRQRHALGFSAVAPGPVGAAAPRLRTAAHGSTVGLAPVEGMCRAESSGGVSMDHSELPIGTAATMAHEIGHSLGLSHDTDGCCVEASAEPGGCVMAAATGHPFPRVFSACSRRQLRAFFRKGGGACLSNAPDSGIPVPPARCGNGFVEAGEECDCGSGQECRDLCCFAHNCSLRAGAQCAHGDCCTHCLLKPAGALCRQAMGDCDLPEFCTGTSPYCPPDIYLLDGSPCARGSGYCWDGTCPTLEQQCQRLWGPGSHPAPEACFQVVNSVGDTHGNCGQDSEGHFLPCAERDALCGKLQCQGGKPSPLAPHMVPVNSTVHLDGHEVTCRGALALPGARLDLLGLGLVESGTQCGPRMVCQSGRCENTAFQELQRCLTACHRHGVCNSNHNCHCAPGWAPPFCDKPGFGGSMDSGPVQPESRDTFLLAMLLSALLPLLPGAGLAWCYYRLPRAHLQRCSRCCRRDSACSGLDTMLRGGSNLLRQCANLLDSYPLLRPKDGPHRDHPLCSIHPMELGPTATGELWPLDGQHPVTWNPLCPTPAPRIPTDHIHSTHPPPLLPGPENPPEPSSHPRSLWPTAPPDAKIESRCQDPASGER encoded by the exons ATGCTCTGGGATGAG AGGCCTGATCACCCTCAGCAGCAATGCCAGCTATTACTTGCATCCCTGGCCGCCTCAGAGCTCCAAGGACTTCTCAACCCACAGGATCTTCTGGATGGAGCAGCTACTGACCTGGAAAGGAGCCTGTGGCCACAGGGATCCCACGGACAAAGCGGGCATGGCCAGCCTTCCTGGTGCTCCCCAGAGCAGG GACAGGCGAGAAGCACGCAAGACCCCGAGATACCTGGAACTGTACATAGTGGCAGACCACACCCTG TTCGTGACCCAGCACCGGAACTTGAACCACACCAAACAGCGTCTCCTAGAAGTCGCCAACTACGTGGACCAGGTTGGGGGCGGCAGGGAGAGAGCAGTGATGGGGATGGCGGCGGCAGGACCGGCAG CCCGCCCTATCCCGCCCCGCCCTCAGCTTCTCAGGACTCTGGACATTCAGGTGGTGCTGACTGGCCTGGAAGTGTGGACCGAGCGGGACCGCAGCCGCGTCACGCAGGACGCCAACGCCACGCTCTGGGCTTTTCTGCAGTGGCGCCGGGGCCTGTGGGCGCAGCGGCCCCACGACTCCGCACAGCTGCTCAC GGCTCCACAGTGGGCCTGGCACCCGTCGAGGGCATGTGCCGCGCAGAGAGCTCGGGAGGCGTGAGCATG GACCACTCGGAGCTCCCCATAGGCACCGCAGCCACCATGGCCCATGAGATCGGCCACAGTCTGGGCCTTAGCCACGACACCGACGGCTGCTGCGTGGAGGCCTCGGCCGAGCCCGGAGGCTGCGTCATGGCCGCGGCCACCGG GCACCCGTTCCCACGCGTGTTCAGCGCCTGCAGCCGCCGCCAGCTGCGCGCCTTCTTCCGCAAGGGGGGTGGCGCGTGCCTCTCCAATGCCCCGGACTCCGGGATCCCGGTGCCACCAGCGCGCTGCGGGAACGGTTTCGTGGAGGCGGGCGAGGAGTGTGACTGCGGCTCTGGCCAG GAATGCCGCGACCTCTGCTGCTTCGCTCACAACTGCTCGCTGCGTGCGGGGGCCCAGTGTGCCCACGGGGACTGCTGCACGCACTGCCTG CTGAAGCCGGCTGGAGCACTGTGCCGCCAGGCCATGGGCGACTGTGACCTCCCTGAGTTCTGCACGGGTACCTCCCCCTACTGTCCCCCAGACATTTACCTACTGGACGGCTCGCCCTGCGCCAGGGGCAGCGGCTACTGCTGGGATGGCACATGTCCCACACTGGAGCAGCAGTGCCAGCGGCTCTGGGGGCCTG GCTCCCATCCAGCCCCCGAGGCCTGTTTCCAGGTTGTGAACTCTGTGGGAGATACCCATGGGAACTGCGGCCAGGACAGCGAGGGCCACTTCCTGCCCTGTGCTGAGAG GGATGCCCTGTGTGGGAAGCTGCAGTGCCAGGGCGGAAAGCCCAGCCCACTCGCACCACACATGGTGCCAGTGAACTCCACCGTTCACCTAGATGGCCACGAAGTAACCTGTCGGGGAGCCTTGGCACTCCCTGGTGCCAGGTTGGACCTGCTTGGCCTGGGCCTGGTAGAGTCAGGCACCCAGTGTGGACCTAGAATG GTGTGCCAGAGCGGGCGCTGCGAGAACActgccttccaggagctgcaGCGTTGCCTGACTGCCTGTCACAGACATGGG GTTTGCAATAGCAACCATAactgccactgtgctccaggctgggcTCCACCCTTCTGTGACAAGCCAGGCTTCGGTGGCAGCATGGATAGTGGCCCTGTGCAGCCTGAAA GCCGTGACACCTTCCTGTTGGCCATGCTCCTCAGCGCCCTGCTGCCTCTGCTCCCAGGGGCCGGCCTGGCCTGGTGTTACTACCGGCTCCCAAGAGCCCATCTGCAGCGATGCAGCCGGTGCTGCAGGAGAGACTCTGCGTGCAGTGG GCTGGACACCATGCTTCGGGGAGGCAGTAACCTACTCAGGCAATGTGCCAACCTCCTGGACTCTTACCCACTGCTCAGGCCCAAGGATGGCCCACACAGGGACCACCCCCTGTGCAGCATTCACCCCATGGAGTTGGGCCCCACAGCCACTGGAGAGCTCTGGCCCCTAG ATGGGCAGCACCCAGTCACCTGGAATCCTCTgtgccccaccccagcccccaggaTTCCTACTGACCATATTCACAGCACTCACCCTCCACCATTGCTCCCAGGCCCTGAGAACCCTCCTGAGCCCAGCAGCCACCCCAGAAGCCTGTGGCCCACAGCCCCGCCTGATGCAAAG ATCGAGTCCAGATGCCAAGATCCTGCCTCTGGTGAGAGGTAG
- the ADAM33 gene encoding disintegrin and metalloproteinase domain-containing protein 33 isoform X27, translating into MLWDEDLLDGAATDLERSLWPQGSHGQSGHGQPSWCSPEQGQARSTQDPEIPGTVHSGRPHPVRDPAPELEPHQTASPRSRQLRGPASQDSGHSGGADWPGSVDRAGPQPRHAGRQRHALGFSAVAPGPVGAAAPRLRTAAHGSTVGLAPVEGMCRAESSGGVSMDHSELPIGTAATMAHEIGHSLGLSHDTDGCCVEASAEPGGCVMAAATGHPFPRVFSACSRRQLRAFFRKGGGACLSNAPDSGIPVPPARCGNGFVEAGEECDCGSGQECRDLCCFAHNCSLRAGAQCAHGDCCTHCLLKPAGALCRQAMGDCDLPEFCTGTSPYCPPDIYLLDGSPCARGSGYCWDGTCPTLEQQCQRLWGPGSHPAPEACFQVVNSVGDTHGNCGQDSEGHFLPCAERDALCGKLQCQGGKPSPLAPHMVPVNSTVHLDGHEVTCRGALALPGARLDLLGLGLVESGTQCGPRMVCQSGRCENTAFQELQRCLTACHRHGVCNSNHNCHCAPGWAPPFCDKPGFGGSMDSGPVQPESRDTFLLAMLLSALLPLLPGAGLAWCYYRLPRAHLQRCSRCCRRDSACSGLDTMLRGGSNLLRQCANLLDSYPLLRPKDGPHRDHPLCSIHPMELGPTATGELWPLDGQHPVTWNPLCPTPAPRIPTDHIHSTHPPPLLPGPENPPEPSSHPRSLWPTAPPDAKIESRCQDPASGER; encoded by the exons ATGCTCTGGGATGAG GATCTTCTGGATGGAGCAGCTACTGACCTGGAAAGGAGCCTGTGGCCACAGGGATCCCACGGACAAAGCGGGCATGGCCAGCCTTCCTGGTGCTCCCCAGAGCAGG GACAGGCGAGAAGCACGCAAGACCCCGAGATACCTGGAACTGTACATAGTGGCAGACCACACCCTG TTCGTGACCCAGCACCGGAACTTGAACCACACCAAACAGCGTCTCCTAGAAGTCGCCAACTACGTGGACCAG CTTCTCAGGACTCTGGACATTCAGGTGGTGCTGACTGGCCTGGAAGTGTGGACCGAGCGGGACCGCAGCCGCGTCACGCAGGACGCCAACGCCACGCTCTGGGCTTTTCTGCAGTGGCGCCGGGGCCTGTGGGCGCAGCGGCCCCACGACTCCGCACAGCTGCTCAC GGCTCCACAGTGGGCCTGGCACCCGTCGAGGGCATGTGCCGCGCAGAGAGCTCGGGAGGCGTGAGCATG GACCACTCGGAGCTCCCCATAGGCACCGCAGCCACCATGGCCCATGAGATCGGCCACAGTCTGGGCCTTAGCCACGACACCGACGGCTGCTGCGTGGAGGCCTCGGCCGAGCCCGGAGGCTGCGTCATGGCCGCGGCCACCGG GCACCCGTTCCCACGCGTGTTCAGCGCCTGCAGCCGCCGCCAGCTGCGCGCCTTCTTCCGCAAGGGGGGTGGCGCGTGCCTCTCCAATGCCCCGGACTCCGGGATCCCGGTGCCACCAGCGCGCTGCGGGAACGGTTTCGTGGAGGCGGGCGAGGAGTGTGACTGCGGCTCTGGCCAG GAATGCCGCGACCTCTGCTGCTTCGCTCACAACTGCTCGCTGCGTGCGGGGGCCCAGTGTGCCCACGGGGACTGCTGCACGCACTGCCTG CTGAAGCCGGCTGGAGCACTGTGCCGCCAGGCCATGGGCGACTGTGACCTCCCTGAGTTCTGCACGGGTACCTCCCCCTACTGTCCCCCAGACATTTACCTACTGGACGGCTCGCCCTGCGCCAGGGGCAGCGGCTACTGCTGGGATGGCACATGTCCCACACTGGAGCAGCAGTGCCAGCGGCTCTGGGGGCCTG GCTCCCATCCAGCCCCCGAGGCCTGTTTCCAGGTTGTGAACTCTGTGGGAGATACCCATGGGAACTGCGGCCAGGACAGCGAGGGCCACTTCCTGCCCTGTGCTGAGAG GGATGCCCTGTGTGGGAAGCTGCAGTGCCAGGGCGGAAAGCCCAGCCCACTCGCACCACACATGGTGCCAGTGAACTCCACCGTTCACCTAGATGGCCACGAAGTAACCTGTCGGGGAGCCTTGGCACTCCCTGGTGCCAGGTTGGACCTGCTTGGCCTGGGCCTGGTAGAGTCAGGCACCCAGTGTGGACCTAGAATG GTGTGCCAGAGCGGGCGCTGCGAGAACActgccttccaggagctgcaGCGTTGCCTGACTGCCTGTCACAGACATGGG GTTTGCAATAGCAACCATAactgccactgtgctccaggctgggcTCCACCCTTCTGTGACAAGCCAGGCTTCGGTGGCAGCATGGATAGTGGCCCTGTGCAGCCTGAAA GCCGTGACACCTTCCTGTTGGCCATGCTCCTCAGCGCCCTGCTGCCTCTGCTCCCAGGGGCCGGCCTGGCCTGGTGTTACTACCGGCTCCCAAGAGCCCATCTGCAGCGATGCAGCCGGTGCTGCAGGAGAGACTCTGCGTGCAGTGG GCTGGACACCATGCTTCGGGGAGGCAGTAACCTACTCAGGCAATGTGCCAACCTCCTGGACTCTTACCCACTGCTCAGGCCCAAGGATGGCCCACACAGGGACCACCCCCTGTGCAGCATTCACCCCATGGAGTTGGGCCCCACAGCCACTGGAGAGCTCTGGCCCCTAG ATGGGCAGCACCCAGTCACCTGGAATCCTCTgtgccccaccccagcccccaggaTTCCTACTGACCATATTCACAGCACTCACCCTCCACCATTGCTCCCAGGCCCTGAGAACCCTCCTGAGCCCAGCAGCCACCCCAGAAGCCTGTGGCCCACAGCCCCGCCTGATGCAAAG ATCGAGTCCAGATGCCAAGATCCTGCCTCTGGTGAGAGGTAG
- the ADAM33 gene encoding disintegrin and metalloproteinase domain-containing protein 33 isoform X6 codes for MLLLLLLLWPVPGTGVLPGPTPGKPVTARWVLDGRPWHSASLEEPVWRPDVGLVTLEAEGQELLLELEKNKLLAPGYTETHYRPDGQPVVLAPNHTDHCHYQGRVRGFPNSWVVLCTCSGMRGLITLSSNASYYLHPWPPQSSKDFSTHRIFWMEQLLTWKGACGHRDPTDKAGMASLPGAPQSRDRREARKTPRYLELYIVADHTLFVTQHRNLNHTKQRLLEVANYVDQVGGGRERAVMGMAAAGPAASQDSGHSGGADWPGSVDRAGPQPRHAGRQRHALGFSAVAPGPVGAAAPRLRTAAHGSTVGLAPVEGMCRAESSGGVSMDHSELPIGTAATMAHEIGHSLGLSHDTDGCCVEASAEPGGCVMAAATGHPFPRVFSACSRRQLRAFFRKGGGACLSNAPDSGIPVPPARCGNGFVEAGEECDCGSGQECRDLCCFAHNCSLRAGAQCAHGDCCTHCLLKPAGALCRQAMGDCDLPEFCTGTSPYCPPDIYLLDGSPCARGSGYCWDGTCPTLEQQCQRLWGPGSHPAPEACFQVVNSVGDTHGNCGQDSEGHFLPCAERDALCGKLQCQGGKPSPLAPHMVPVNSTVHLDGHEVTCRGALALPGARLDLLGLGLVESGTQCGPRMVCQSGRCENTAFQELQRCLTACHRHGVCNSNHNCHCAPGWAPPFCDKPGFGGSMDSGPVQPESRDTFLLAMLLSALLPLLPGAGLAWCYYRLPRAHLQRCSRCCRRDSACSGLDTMLRGGSNLLRQCANLLDSYPLLRPKDGPHRDHPLCSIHPMELGPTATGELWPLDGQHPVTWNPLCPTPAPRIPTDHIHSTHPPPLLPGPENPPEPSSHPRSLWPTAPPDAKIESRCQDPASGER; via the exons GTCTGGAGGCCAGATGTGGGACTGGTGACCCTGGAGGCTGAAGGCCAGGAGCTCCTGCTTGAGCTGGAGAAGAACAA GCTGCTGGCCCCAGGATACACAGAAACTCACTACCGCCCAGATGGGCAGCCAGTGGTACTGGCCCCCAACCACACG GATCATTGCCACTACCAAGGGCGAGTGAGGGGCTTCCCCAACTCCTGGGTAGTCCTCTGCACATGCTCTGGGATGAG AGGCCTGATCACCCTCAGCAGCAATGCCAGCTATTACTTGCATCCCTGGCCGCCTCAGAGCTCCAAGGACTTCTCAACCCACAGGATCTTCTGGATGGAGCAGCTACTGACCTGGAAAGGAGCCTGTGGCCACAGGGATCCCACGGACAAAGCGGGCATGGCCAGCCTTCCTGGTGCTCCCCAGAGCAGG GACAGGCGAGAAGCACGCAAGACCCCGAGATACCTGGAACTGTACATAGTGGCAGACCACACCCTG TTCGTGACCCAGCACCGGAACTTGAACCACACCAAACAGCGTCTCCTAGAAGTCGCCAACTACGTGGACCAGGTTGGGGGCGGCAGGGAGAGAGCAGTGATGGGGATGGCGGCGGCAGGACCGGCAG CTTCTCAGGACTCTGGACATTCAGGTGGTGCTGACTGGCCTGGAAGTGTGGACCGAGCGGGACCGCAGCCGCGTCACGCAGGACGCCAACGCCACGCTCTGGGCTTTTCTGCAGTGGCGCCGGGGCCTGTGGGCGCAGCGGCCCCACGACTCCGCACAGCTGCTCAC GGCTCCACAGTGGGCCTGGCACCCGTCGAGGGCATGTGCCGCGCAGAGAGCTCGGGAGGCGTGAGCATG GACCACTCGGAGCTCCCCATAGGCACCGCAGCCACCATGGCCCATGAGATCGGCCACAGTCTGGGCCTTAGCCACGACACCGACGGCTGCTGCGTGGAGGCCTCGGCCGAGCCCGGAGGCTGCGTCATGGCCGCGGCCACCGG GCACCCGTTCCCACGCGTGTTCAGCGCCTGCAGCCGCCGCCAGCTGCGCGCCTTCTTCCGCAAGGGGGGTGGCGCGTGCCTCTCCAATGCCCCGGACTCCGGGATCCCGGTGCCACCAGCGCGCTGCGGGAACGGTTTCGTGGAGGCGGGCGAGGAGTGTGACTGCGGCTCTGGCCAG GAATGCCGCGACCTCTGCTGCTTCGCTCACAACTGCTCGCTGCGTGCGGGGGCCCAGTGTGCCCACGGGGACTGCTGCACGCACTGCCTG CTGAAGCCGGCTGGAGCACTGTGCCGCCAGGCCATGGGCGACTGTGACCTCCCTGAGTTCTGCACGGGTACCTCCCCCTACTGTCCCCCAGACATTTACCTACTGGACGGCTCGCCCTGCGCCAGGGGCAGCGGCTACTGCTGGGATGGCACATGTCCCACACTGGAGCAGCAGTGCCAGCGGCTCTGGGGGCCTG GCTCCCATCCAGCCCCCGAGGCCTGTTTCCAGGTTGTGAACTCTGTGGGAGATACCCATGGGAACTGCGGCCAGGACAGCGAGGGCCACTTCCTGCCCTGTGCTGAGAG GGATGCCCTGTGTGGGAAGCTGCAGTGCCAGGGCGGAAAGCCCAGCCCACTCGCACCACACATGGTGCCAGTGAACTCCACCGTTCACCTAGATGGCCACGAAGTAACCTGTCGGGGAGCCTTGGCACTCCCTGGTGCCAGGTTGGACCTGCTTGGCCTGGGCCTGGTAGAGTCAGGCACCCAGTGTGGACCTAGAATG GTGTGCCAGAGCGGGCGCTGCGAGAACActgccttccaggagctgcaGCGTTGCCTGACTGCCTGTCACAGACATGGG GTTTGCAATAGCAACCATAactgccactgtgctccaggctgggcTCCACCCTTCTGTGACAAGCCAGGCTTCGGTGGCAGCATGGATAGTGGCCCTGTGCAGCCTGAAA GCCGTGACACCTTCCTGTTGGCCATGCTCCTCAGCGCCCTGCTGCCTCTGCTCCCAGGGGCCGGCCTGGCCTGGTGTTACTACCGGCTCCCAAGAGCCCATCTGCAGCGATGCAGCCGGTGCTGCAGGAGAGACTCTGCGTGCAGTGG GCTGGACACCATGCTTCGGGGAGGCAGTAACCTACTCAGGCAATGTGCCAACCTCCTGGACTCTTACCCACTGCTCAGGCCCAAGGATGGCCCACACAGGGACCACCCCCTGTGCAGCATTCACCCCATGGAGTTGGGCCCCACAGCCACTGGAGAGCTCTGGCCCCTAG ATGGGCAGCACCCAGTCACCTGGAATCCTCTgtgccccaccccagcccccaggaTTCCTACTGACCATATTCACAGCACTCACCCTCCACCATTGCTCCCAGGCCCTGAGAACCCTCCTGAGCCCAGCAGCCACCCCAGAAGCCTGTGGCCCACAGCCCCGCCTGATGCAAAG ATCGAGTCCAGATGCCAAGATCCTGCCTCTGGTGAGAGGTAG
- the ADAM33 gene encoding disintegrin and metalloproteinase domain-containing protein 33 isoform X19 encodes MLLLLLLLWPVPGTGVLPGPTPGKPVTARWVLDGRPWHSASLEEPVWRPDVGLVTLEAEGQELLLELEKNNRLLAPGYTETHYRPDGQPVVLAPNHTDHCHYQGRVRGFPNSWVVLCTCSGMRGLITLSSNASYYLHPWPPQSSKDFSTHRIFWMEQLLTWKGACGHRDPTDKAGMASLPGAPQSRDRREARKTPRYLELYIVADHTLFVTQHRNLNHTKQRLLEVANYVDQLLRTLDIQVVLTGLEVWTERDRSRVTQDANATLWAFLQWRRGLWAQRPHDSAQLLTGRAFQGSTVGLAPVEGMCRAESSGGVSMDHSELPIGTAATMAHEIGHSLGLSHDTDGCCVEASAEPGGCVMAAATGHPFPRVFSACSRRQLRAFFRKGGGACLSNAPDSGIPVPPARCGNGFVEAGEECDCGSGQECRDLCCFAHNCSLRAGAQCAHGDCCTHCLLKPAGALCRQAMGDCDLPEFCTGTSPYCPPDIYLLDGSPCARGSGYCWDGTCPTLEQQCQRLWGPGSHPAPEACFQVVNSVGDTHGNCGQDSEGHFLPCAERDALCGKLQCQGGKPSPLAPHMVPVNSTVHLDGHEVTCRGALALPGARLDLLGLGLVESGTQCGPRMVCQSGRCENTAFQELQRCLTACHRHGVCNSNHNCHCAPGWAPPFCDKPGFGGSMDSGPVQPESRDTFLLAMLLSALLPLLPGAGLAWCYYRLPRAHLQRCSRCCRRDSACSGLDTMLRGGSNLLRQCANLLDSYPLLRPKDGPHRDHPLCSIHPMELGPTATGELWPLGPENPPEPSSHPRSLWPTAPPDAKIESRCQDPASGER; translated from the exons GTCTGGAGGCCAGATGTGGGACTGGTGACCCTGGAGGCTGAAGGCCAGGAGCTCCTGCTTGAGCTGGAGAAGAACAA CAGGCTGCTGGCCCCAGGATACACAGAAACTCACTACCGCCCAGATGGGCAGCCAGTGGTACTGGCCCCCAACCACACG GATCATTGCCACTACCAAGGGCGAGTGAGGGGCTTCCCCAACTCCTGGGTAGTCCTCTGCACATGCTCTGGGATGAG AGGCCTGATCACCCTCAGCAGCAATGCCAGCTATTACTTGCATCCCTGGCCGCCTCAGAGCTCCAAGGACTTCTCAACCCACAGGATCTTCTGGATGGAGCAGCTACTGACCTGGAAAGGAGCCTGTGGCCACAGGGATCCCACGGACAAAGCGGGCATGGCCAGCCTTCCTGGTGCTCCCCAGAGCAGG GACAGGCGAGAAGCACGCAAGACCCCGAGATACCTGGAACTGTACATAGTGGCAGACCACACCCTG TTCGTGACCCAGCACCGGAACTTGAACCACACCAAACAGCGTCTCCTAGAAGTCGCCAACTACGTGGACCAG CTTCTCAGGACTCTGGACATTCAGGTGGTGCTGACTGGCCTGGAAGTGTGGACCGAGCGGGACCGCAGCCGCGTCACGCAGGACGCCAACGCCACGCTCTGGGCTTTTCTGCAGTGGCGCCGGGGCCTGTGGGCGCAGCGGCCCCACGACTCCGCACAGCTGCTCAC GGGCCGCGCCTTCCAGGGCTCCACAGTGGGCCTGGCACCCGTCGAGGGCATGTGCCGCGCAGAGAGCTCGGGAGGCGTGAGCATG GACCACTCGGAGCTCCCCATAGGCACCGCAGCCACCATGGCCCATGAGATCGGCCACAGTCTGGGCCTTAGCCACGACACCGACGGCTGCTGCGTGGAGGCCTCGGCCGAGCCCGGAGGCTGCGTCATGGCCGCGGCCACCGG GCACCCGTTCCCACGCGTGTTCAGCGCCTGCAGCCGCCGCCAGCTGCGCGCCTTCTTCCGCAAGGGGGGTGGCGCGTGCCTCTCCAATGCCCCGGACTCCGGGATCCCGGTGCCACCAGCGCGCTGCGGGAACGGTTTCGTGGAGGCGGGCGAGGAGTGTGACTGCGGCTCTGGCCAG GAATGCCGCGACCTCTGCTGCTTCGCTCACAACTGCTCGCTGCGTGCGGGGGCCCAGTGTGCCCACGGGGACTGCTGCACGCACTGCCTG CTGAAGCCGGCTGGAGCACTGTGCCGCCAGGCCATGGGCGACTGTGACCTCCCTGAGTTCTGCACGGGTACCTCCCCCTACTGTCCCCCAGACATTTACCTACTGGACGGCTCGCCCTGCGCCAGGGGCAGCGGCTACTGCTGGGATGGCACATGTCCCACACTGGAGCAGCAGTGCCAGCGGCTCTGGGGGCCTG GCTCCCATCCAGCCCCCGAGGCCTGTTTCCAGGTTGTGAACTCTGTGGGAGATACCCATGGGAACTGCGGCCAGGACAGCGAGGGCCACTTCCTGCCCTGTGCTGAGAG GGATGCCCTGTGTGGGAAGCTGCAGTGCCAGGGCGGAAAGCCCAGCCCACTCGCACCACACATGGTGCCAGTGAACTCCACCGTTCACCTAGATGGCCACGAAGTAACCTGTCGGGGAGCCTTGGCACTCCCTGGTGCCAGGTTGGACCTGCTTGGCCTGGGCCTGGTAGAGTCAGGCACCCAGTGTGGACCTAGAATG GTGTGCCAGAGCGGGCGCTGCGAGAACActgccttccaggagctgcaGCGTTGCCTGACTGCCTGTCACAGACATGGG GTTTGCAATAGCAACCATAactgccactgtgctccaggctgggcTCCACCCTTCTGTGACAAGCCAGGCTTCGGTGGCAGCATGGATAGTGGCCCTGTGCAGCCTGAAA GCCGTGACACCTTCCTGTTGGCCATGCTCCTCAGCGCCCTGCTGCCTCTGCTCCCAGGGGCCGGCCTGGCCTGGTGTTACTACCGGCTCCCAAGAGCCCATCTGCAGCGATGCAGCCGGTGCTGCAGGAGAGACTCTGCGTGCAGTGG GCTGGACACCATGCTTCGGGGAGGCAGTAACCTACTCAGGCAATGTGCCAACCTCCTGGACTCTTACCCACTGCTCAGGCCCAAGGATGGCCCACACAGGGACCACCCCCTGTGCAGCATTCACCCCATGGAGTTGGGCCCCACAGCCACTGGAGAGCTCTGGCCCCTAG GCCCTGAGAACCCTCCTGAGCCCAGCAGCCACCCCAGAAGCCTGTGGCCCACAGCCCCGCCTGATGCAAAG ATCGAGTCCAGATGCCAAGATCCTGCCTCTGGTGAGAGGTAG